A genomic stretch from Algoriphagus halophilus includes:
- a CDS encoding AMP-binding protein has translation MKDFPWFKHYPESVDKIVDCEAYQSVPELFEECVKLYGPTIAYECMGKTLSFNDLDNYSSHFANYLIHVLKLEKGARIAIQMPNCLQYPVVMFGALRAGMIVVNTNPLYTAAEMKHQFNDAGADVVVILANFAFNLEKIRNEIHAKRIIVTELGDMLGLLKGTLVNLVVKHVKKMVPSYDLPGADSLKSALDQGAEYEFRSSKITLKETAFLQYTGGTTGVSKGAELTHGNIIANMQQISAWMKPKLKPREEVVITALPLYHIFALTVNCLAMLKIGAHNVLITNPRDMPAFCKELSKHKFSVFTGVNTLFNGLLNQESFRNLDFSHLKIAVGGGMAVQKSTAERWKEVTGTPLAEGYGLTETSPVASCNPIDGTERNGTIGIPLPNTELKVMDDDGKELKVGERGEICIKGPQVMKGYWNRPKETAEVMRGEWFKSGDIGIMDEDGFFKIVDRKKEMILVSGFNVYPNEVEDVIASCPGVLEVGVIGMPDPKSTEKVVAFIVPNDKSLTEEAVKTHCLESLTNYKCPKEVYFTDELPKSNVGKILRRKIKEAHLENLGVEN, from the coding sequence ATGAAGGATTTTCCCTGGTTTAAACATTACCCTGAATCGGTAGATAAAATTGTAGACTGTGAAGCCTATCAAAGTGTTCCTGAGCTATTTGAGGAATGTGTAAAATTATATGGCCCAACCATCGCGTATGAATGTATGGGGAAAACACTTTCATTTAATGATTTGGATAACTATTCTTCCCACTTCGCCAATTACCTGATTCACGTATTGAAGTTGGAAAAAGGTGCTAGAATTGCTATTCAAATGCCCAATTGCCTCCAATATCCCGTGGTCATGTTTGGAGCCTTAAGAGCTGGGATGATTGTTGTCAATACCAATCCATTGTACACTGCTGCGGAGATGAAACATCAATTCAATGATGCGGGAGCAGACGTCGTGGTGATCCTAGCCAATTTCGCCTTTAACCTGGAGAAAATCAGGAATGAAATACATGCAAAGAGAATTATAGTAACAGAACTGGGAGATATGCTTGGCCTGCTCAAGGGTACCCTAGTTAATTTAGTGGTTAAGCATGTGAAAAAAATGGTGCCTAGTTATGATTTGCCTGGGGCTGACTCTCTAAAATCTGCGTTGGACCAGGGAGCTGAATATGAATTTAGAAGCTCCAAAATCACTCTAAAAGAAACTGCATTTTTACAGTACACTGGAGGAACGACCGGGGTTTCCAAAGGAGCAGAATTGACTCATGGGAACATCATTGCAAACATGCAGCAGATTTCAGCTTGGATGAAGCCAAAATTGAAACCTAGAGAGGAGGTAGTAATCACCGCACTTCCGTTATATCATATTTTTGCGCTGACAGTAAATTGTTTGGCGATGCTTAAGATCGGAGCACACAATGTGTTGATTACGAATCCAAGGGATATGCCTGCATTTTGTAAGGAACTTTCTAAACACAAATTCTCCGTCTTCACTGGGGTTAATACCTTATTCAACGGCTTATTGAACCAAGAATCCTTTAGAAATCTTGATTTTTCCCACCTGAAAATCGCCGTAGGAGGAGGGATGGCTGTTCAAAAGTCAACAGCCGAACGATGGAAAGAAGTGACTGGAACACCTTTGGCAGAAGGCTATGGACTGACAGAAACTTCCCCTGTAGCCTCTTGTAATCCCATTGATGGGACGGAGCGTAATGGGACGATTGGTATTCCTCTTCCAAATACAGAATTAAAAGTGATGGATGATGATGGGAAAGAATTGAAAGTAGGCGAGCGGGGAGAAATCTGTATCAAAGGCCCCCAGGTGATGAAGGGATACTGGAATAGACCCAAGGAAACGGCTGAGGTCATGAGAGGAGAGTGGTTTAAATCAGGCGATATCGGAATTATGGATGAAGATGGCTTTTTTAAAATTGTGGACCGGAAGAAAGAAATGATTTTGGTCTCTGGTTTCAATGTCTATCCCAATGAAGTGGAAGATGTGATTGCTTCATGCCCAGGAGTGTTGGAAGTAGGGGTAATCGGAATGCCAGATCCGAAGTCTACTGAAAAAGTGGTTGCTTTCATTGTTCCTAATGATAAATCCTTAACCGAGGAAGCGGTAAAAACCCATTGCCTGGAATCCTTGACCAATTACAAATGTCCAAAAGAAGTGTATTTCACCGATGAACTTCCGAAATCCAACGTGGGAAAAATTCTGCGGAGGAAAATCAAGGAGGCCCATTTGGAAAATCTGGGGGTGGAAAATTGA
- a CDS encoding UDP-glucuronic acid decarboxylase family protein encodes MKRVLVTGGGGFLGSHLCDRLLKEGNEVLCVDNFFTGNRRNIHHLLDNKNFELLRHDVTHPLYVEVDEIYNLACPASPIHYQFDPVQTTKTSVIGAMNMLGLAKRLKIKILQASTSEIYGDPEIHPQPESYRGNVNTLGPRACYDEGKRCAETLFFDYFRQHQVPIKVMRIFNTYGPRMHPNDGRVVSNFIVQALKNQDITIYGDGKQTRSFCYVDDNIEGMYRLMNSRDGFTGPVNIGNPGEFTMLELAQEIIDLTNSKSKLVFMPLPQDDPMQRKPVIDLAKEELGWEPKVALKDGLIKTINYFEGII; translated from the coding sequence ATGAAAAGAGTTTTAGTAACAGGCGGAGGAGGATTCCTTGGAAGCCACCTTTGTGACCGACTTTTAAAGGAAGGAAATGAAGTTTTGTGTGTTGATAATTTTTTCACAGGAAACCGTAGAAACATCCACCACCTCCTTGACAACAAAAATTTCGAATTACTTAGGCATGATGTCACCCACCCCCTATATGTGGAGGTAGATGAAATTTATAACCTTGCTTGCCCTGCCTCCCCGATTCACTATCAATTTGATCCGGTTCAAACTACCAAAACCTCAGTGATTGGTGCTATGAATATGTTAGGGTTAGCAAAAAGACTCAAAATTAAAATTTTACAAGCTAGTACCTCGGAAATTTATGGGGATCCTGAGATTCACCCACAACCTGAATCTTATAGAGGTAATGTGAATACCTTAGGACCAAGGGCTTGTTATGATGAAGGGAAGAGGTGTGCAGAAACCTTGTTTTTCGATTACTTCAGACAGCACCAAGTACCGATCAAGGTCATGCGTATTTTCAATACTTATGGTCCTAGAATGCATCCAAACGACGGTAGAGTGGTTTCAAATTTTATCGTTCAGGCTTTAAAAAATCAAGACATCACCATTTATGGTGATGGAAAACAAACCAGGTCATTCTGCTATGTAGATGATAATATCGAAGGAATGTACCGATTGATGAACAGCAGGGATGGCTTTACTGGACCGGTAAATATTGGTAACCCTGGAGAGTTTACCATGTTGGAATTGGCTCAAGAAATCATTGACTTGACCAATAGCAAAAGTAAATTGGTATTTATGCCGTTGCCTCAGGATGATCCTATGCAACGAAAGCCAGTCATCGACCTGGCAAAAGAAGAATTGGGCTGGGAGCCAAAAGTCGCATTGAAAGATGGTTTGATCAAGACCATCAACTATTTTGAAGGAATCATATAA
- a CDS encoding sugar O-acetyltransferase, with the protein MTEKEKMLAGEWYLAADPELIGDRMHARKLLKKLNDSAPEDPELRVQLVRELLGKAGKNIWIEPPFFCDYGYNIEVGDDCYFNFNCVVLDVTPVKMGDRVLVAPHVQFYAATHPTQAKARGELWEFGKPITIGSDVWIGGGSIICPGVTIGDNSIVAAGSVVTKDVPPGVIVGGNPAKFIKEVPPSNE; encoded by the coding sequence ATGACAGAAAAGGAGAAAATGCTTGCAGGAGAATGGTATCTCGCCGCTGATCCAGAATTAATTGGTGACAGAATGCATGCCCGAAAACTCCTTAAAAAACTGAACGATTCTGCACCCGAAGACCCTGAACTTCGGGTGCAGTTGGTTAGAGAGTTATTGGGAAAAGCTGGAAAAAATATTTGGATAGAGCCTCCTTTCTTCTGCGATTATGGATACAACATTGAAGTGGGAGATGATTGTTACTTCAACTTCAACTGTGTAGTACTGGATGTCACTCCAGTGAAAATGGGAGATCGGGTCTTGGTGGCTCCCCATGTTCAATTTTATGCCGCTACTCACCCTACCCAAGCAAAAGCAAGAGGTGAACTTTGGGAATTCGGTAAGCCCATTACCATTGGTTCTGATGTTTGGATCGGAGGTGGTTCAATTATCTGTCCTGGCGTGACTATTGGTGATAATTCCATTGTTGCCGCAGGATCAGTGGTTACCAAAGATGTCCCACCGGGTGTGATAGTCGGAGGAAATCCTGCTAAGTTCATCAAAGAAGTTCCTCCCTCAAATGAATAG
- a CDS encoding DMT family transporter gives MLLAGVFFALMNVSVKYIPHIPAIEIILFRSLFSLVFSFTMLRRQHVPVFGNNKKLLVLRGVVGSVGLISFFYTLQKIPLASAVTLQYLSPILTTILGIFLVKEKVKPIQFLFFAISFAGVVMVQGFDTRVNLLYASIGFISALFSGLAYNVIRKLKNTEHPLVIIFYFPLVTLPIAGVVSFFTWVQPVGWDWAFLLWIGICTQTAQYFMTVAYQNANVSRISSLSYLGVFYALIFGFFFFGEAYSFMAYVGMGLLLLGVILNYRVKNA, from the coding sequence ATGTTATTGGCTGGAGTTTTTTTTGCATTGATGAATGTTTCTGTCAAGTACATTCCCCATATTCCTGCCATAGAAATTATCTTGTTCAGGTCTCTCTTTAGTTTGGTGTTCAGCTTTACCATGCTAAGAAGGCAACATGTGCCTGTGTTTGGAAATAACAAAAAGCTTTTGGTACTGAGAGGAGTGGTAGGTTCTGTAGGATTGATTTCCTTCTTTTATACGCTGCAAAAAATACCATTGGCCAGTGCGGTTACCTTGCAATATCTATCTCCCATCCTGACCACCATTCTCGGGATCTTCCTGGTAAAAGAGAAGGTGAAGCCTATCCAGTTTCTGTTTTTCGCTATTTCATTTGCTGGAGTGGTCATGGTACAAGGGTTTGATACCCGCGTAAACCTGCTTTATGCAAGTATCGGATTCATCTCTGCCTTGTTTTCCGGATTGGCTTACAATGTGATCCGAAAGCTAAAAAACACGGAGCATCCTTTAGTGATCATCTTTTATTTCCCTTTAGTGACGCTTCCAATTGCCGGTGTCGTCAGTTTCTTCACTTGGGTGCAACCGGTAGGATGGGATTGGGCCTTTTTGTTATGGATCGGAATCTGTACACAGACGGCTCAATATTTTATGACCGTTGCTTACCAAAATGCCAATGTCTCCAGGATCTCAAGTTTGAGTTATCTGGGCGTTTTTTATGCATTGATCTTCGGGTTCTTCTTCTTTGGAGAAGCGTATTCGTTCATGGCCTATGTGGGAATGGGGCTGTTGTTATTAGGGGTCATCCTGAATTATCGCGTTAAAAATGCATAA
- a CDS encoding phosphotransferase, giving the protein MNLEENTSLEEISTIPFWKADENILKSESAGESNMNVVVRVTTNLRSVIIKQSKPYVNKFPQIPAPIERVNVEHEFFKVISKSSTLRNYSPQVLKFIPEQHLLITEDLGKGSDFGGIYHGDFNLSKTEVNNLSEYLIALHELEPKEFPDNTLMKKLNHEHIFSFPFQVENGFDLDSVQYGLQELSLKYKTNIPLKRKIEELGKRYLKQGETLLHGDFYPGSWLKTEAGLKVIDPEFAFLGDPEFDLGVLFAHLDLGQQPEEVKTKILHTYALPLSPELLNQYQGVELLRRLIGIAQLPLNMTLDQKESLLVKAEQLILS; this is encoded by the coding sequence ATGAATCTGGAAGAAAATACCAGTTTGGAAGAAATTTCAACCATTCCATTTTGGAAGGCGGATGAAAATATCCTAAAGTCTGAATCAGCCGGGGAGAGCAATATGAATGTGGTAGTAAGAGTAACCACCAATCTGCGCTCGGTGATCATCAAACAATCCAAACCCTATGTCAACAAATTCCCTCAGATTCCGGCACCTATAGAAAGAGTAAATGTGGAACATGAATTTTTTAAGGTCATAAGCAAGAGTTCTACCCTAAGAAATTATTCACCCCAGGTTTTAAAATTTATTCCAGAACAACATTTGTTGATCACCGAGGATTTAGGAAAAGGCAGTGATTTTGGTGGAATATACCACGGAGATTTCAACCTCAGTAAGACGGAGGTAAATAACCTTTCTGAATATCTAATAGCCCTCCATGAATTGGAGCCCAAAGAATTCCCGGATAACACCTTGATGAAGAAACTGAATCATGAGCATATTTTTAGCTTCCCTTTTCAAGTTGAGAATGGATTTGATTTAGATTCGGTACAATATGGACTTCAAGAACTAAGCTTGAAATACAAAACCAACATCCCGTTAAAGCGAAAAATTGAGGAACTTGGAAAGAGATACTTAAAACAAGGAGAAACCCTTTTACATGGGGATTTTTACCCTGGAAGCTGGTTAAAAACAGAAGCCGGTTTAAAAGTCATTGATCCAGAATTTGCATTTTTGGGAGATCCTGAATTTGATTTAGGAGTACTATTTGCCCATTTGGACTTGGGGCAACAGCCAGAGGAGGTCAAAACCAAAATTCTTCATACTTATGCCTTACCGCTTTCTCCGGAATTATTAAATCAATATCAGGGTGTGGAGCTATTGAGGCGTTTAATAGGGATTGCGCAGCTGCCTCTCAATATGACCCTTGATCAAAAAGAAAGCCTACTGGTTAAAGCAGAACAATTGATTCTATCCTAA
- a CDS encoding ADP-ribosylglycohydrolase family protein, with protein MKHLPISCLFLLLFIACKSDKKEEIVMEEEYHYIDPGLSPEELEDKILGMLVGSAIGDAMGAPTEMWSREDIDLQYGFVEQLDSMVREVSPEGIWIPNLPAGGTTDDTRWKELTVNYLLSQDPHSLNSVDFARYIWDQYSEYVQELKSIPGESPSEIEDATLKLTWLQEWAKVSQPYIEGNLDGYADSLSRFYGGEMVCAGLLYAPAIGAVFPADPEKAYQEAYKLSIYDIGYARDLTSLAAAMTAAGMRQGATKEDILASLRIDPRGYYESRLVGRTAQRILVEALRIHHQSLKLDSTEFRLNPKSEGLKYAFAELDQRQQDLPFHAGEIYLQLLTAMLYADFDFQGTLVFLVNYGRDNDTTAAVAGGILGAFYGFDQLPSSSKEKVIKVSKELLGIDLKELAKKLTEHISTNKKP; from the coding sequence ATGAAACACCTTCCGATTTCATGTCTTTTCCTCCTATTGTTCATTGCCTGTAAATCAGACAAAAAAGAAGAAATAGTGATGGAAGAAGAGTACCATTACATTGATCCAGGGCTTTCTCCAGAGGAATTAGAAGATAAGATTCTTGGAATGCTCGTGGGATCAGCCATAGGCGATGCCATGGGAGCTCCTACAGAAATGTGGTCTAGAGAAGACATTGATCTGCAATATGGCTTTGTGGAACAGCTGGACTCTATGGTCAGAGAAGTTTCTCCAGAAGGGATTTGGATCCCGAATTTACCTGCAGGCGGAACCACCGATGATACCCGATGGAAAGAATTGACGGTAAATTACCTGCTCAGTCAAGATCCGCATTCCTTAAATTCTGTTGACTTTGCTCGGTACATATGGGACCAATATTCTGAGTATGTGCAGGAGTTGAAATCCATTCCAGGGGAAAGTCCTTCCGAAATCGAAGATGCTACGCTCAAACTTACTTGGCTCCAAGAATGGGCAAAAGTGAGTCAACCCTATATCGAAGGGAATCTGGATGGATATGCCGATTCCTTAAGCAGGTTTTATGGAGGAGAAATGGTTTGTGCCGGCCTACTGTATGCCCCGGCTATAGGTGCCGTTTTTCCTGCCGATCCAGAAAAAGCGTATCAAGAAGCTTATAAGCTCTCTATTTATGATATTGGTTATGCTAGAGATTTAACGTCATTAGCTGCGGCCATGACCGCTGCTGGAATGAGACAGGGAGCTACCAAAGAAGATATTTTAGCTTCTTTGAGAATAGATCCCAGAGGGTATTATGAAAGCAGATTAGTGGGAAGAACTGCTCAACGGATTTTGGTAGAGGCCCTTAGAATACATCACCAATCCTTGAAATTAGATAGCACGGAATTCAGACTGAACCCCAAAAGTGAAGGATTAAAATATGCCTTTGCAGAACTGGACCAGCGGCAGCAGGACTTGCCTTTTCATGCTGGCGAAATCTACCTACAACTATTGACAGCCATGCTGTATGCGGATTTTGATTTTCAGGGAACGCTGGTTTTTTTGGTGAATTATGGGAGAGATAATGATACCACCGCTGCAGTGGCAGGAGGTATTTTAGGTGCTTTTTATGGATTTGATCAACTGCCAAGCTCCTCCAAAGAAAAAGTTATCAAAGTAAGCAAAGAATTACTGGGCATCGATTTAAAGGAACTGGCAAAGAAATTAACCGAACATATCAGTACAAACAAAAAGCCCTGA
- a CDS encoding T9SS type A sorting domain-containing protein has protein sequence MKTILALAMASAISFSALAAEDDLRELSGVNSTFKKINVTLKSEVGNAKISILDVSGKKLADRKVHLKNTDVVVPFNLNGLPEGDYLVKIETKEEEVIYEVETISRPIPADQLPLMAYGKAIDDNTINLSVIGLTKPGVKVEIHSASSGELIYEEFINQPEAFKQDFTLKNLKADQVYMELTDALGRSRTLFF, from the coding sequence ATGAAAACTATTTTAGCATTAGCAATGGCCAGCGCAATATCTTTTAGCGCTCTTGCTGCAGAGGATGATTTAAGGGAATTGTCAGGAGTTAATTCCACATTCAAGAAAATCAATGTCACTTTAAAGAGTGAAGTTGGGAATGCCAAAATTTCCATCCTAGATGTGTCAGGAAAAAAATTGGCAGACAGAAAAGTTCATTTGAAAAATACAGATGTAGTGGTTCCATTCAACTTGAATGGTTTGCCGGAAGGAGATTACTTGGTGAAAATTGAGACCAAAGAGGAAGAAGTGATTTATGAAGTAGAAACCATAAGTAGACCGATCCCTGCAGATCAACTTCCATTGATGGCGTATGGAAAAGCAATAGATGACAATACCATCAACCTTTCTGTGATTGGTTTAACCAAGCCGGGAGTAAAAGTGGAGATTCATTCTGCGTCTTCTGGAGAATTGATTTATGAAGAGTTCATTAATCAGCCTGAGGCATTCAAACAAGATTTTACATTAAAGAACCTCAAAGCAGATCAAGTGTATATGGAATTGACAGATGCATTGGGCAGAAGTAGAACCCTGTTTTTCTAA
- a CDS encoding acyl-CoA thioesterase, whose protein sequence is MFEYDPEKHYPSETESRVVIRFQDCDPLRHLNNAKYFDYFFNAREDQVPKLYGLEVMDLIRKYKAAWVVFNHNISYVKPAMVGEWVRIMSRIIWHNHNTVVIEYYMTDDRKKQLKTLLWTTMRYVTLAEGKSTDHEGAVADFLKATSGNLDISTIDIKERVKTLKDHLIHNN, encoded by the coding sequence ATGTTTGAATACGATCCGGAAAAACACTACCCCTCGGAAACGGAGAGCCGAGTGGTGATTAGGTTTCAGGACTGTGATCCATTAAGGCATTTGAATAATGCGAAGTACTTTGATTATTTCTTCAATGCCAGAGAAGATCAGGTGCCTAAACTGTATGGGTTGGAAGTAATGGACCTAATTAGGAAGTATAAAGCCGCCTGGGTGGTTTTTAACCATAATATCAGTTATGTCAAACCGGCTATGGTGGGGGAATGGGTGCGGATCATGAGTAGGATCATTTGGCATAACCATAATACGGTGGTCATTGAATATTACATGACTGATGATCGTAAAAAGCAATTGAAGACACTGCTATGGACGACCATGCGCTATGTCACCTTAGCGGAAGGGAAGTCTACCGATCATGAAGGAGCGGTGGCTGATTTTCTAAAAGCTACCTCTGGTAACCTGGATATTTCCACGATAGACATCAAAGAAAGGGTTAAAACCCTGAAGGATCATTTGATCCATAACAATTGA
- a CDS encoding acyl-CoA dehydrogenase family protein, translated as MFGLPRTLFTEEHELFRQSVREFIAKEVTPHNMEWEKNKMVSRESWKKFGENGFLGIQAPESLGGMNIQDFRFNAILVEELGLSGCSGPAIGYPLHSDIVMPYILHFGTEEVMNKYIPKMISGDYIGAVAMTEPGAGSDLQGIQTRAEDKGDYYLVNGSKTFITNGFLCDVVVVAVKTDPSKGAKGISLIVIDKDMPGFTKGKPFDKVGLHAQDTCELFFEDVKVPKENLLGKEGEGFKYLMIELAQERLVVALAAVALGEYMLTSTIEYVKTRKAFNKSISEFQNTRFKLAEMTAALEQGRIYCDYLVQLHNEGKLDSAMASAAKYNMTELQCKVADECVQLHGGYGYMWEYGVARAYADARVQRIYAGTNEIMKELIARKILK; from the coding sequence ATGTTTGGATTACCAAGAACCTTATTTACGGAAGAACACGAACTTTTTCGCCAAAGTGTTCGAGAATTTATAGCGAAAGAAGTAACTCCCCATAATATGGAATGGGAGAAAAATAAAATGGTATCAAGAGAGTCGTGGAAGAAGTTTGGAGAAAATGGATTTCTAGGAATTCAAGCCCCCGAGTCCTTGGGAGGAATGAATATTCAGGATTTTAGATTTAATGCCATTTTGGTGGAAGAGCTTGGTCTCAGCGGATGTTCTGGGCCTGCCATTGGTTACCCTTTACATAGTGATATTGTAATGCCTTATATTTTACATTTTGGGACTGAGGAGGTGATGAATAAATATATTCCAAAAATGATTTCTGGGGATTACATCGGGGCGGTAGCCATGACAGAACCTGGAGCAGGAAGTGATCTTCAGGGAATTCAGACCAGAGCAGAAGATAAAGGGGATTATTATTTAGTCAATGGATCCAAAACTTTTATCACCAATGGGTTCTTGTGTGATGTAGTCGTCGTAGCCGTAAAAACGGATCCATCCAAAGGTGCAAAGGGGATTAGCCTCATTGTGATCGATAAGGATATGCCAGGTTTTACAAAAGGGAAACCATTTGACAAGGTGGGCTTGCACGCCCAAGATACCTGCGAATTATTCTTTGAAGATGTAAAAGTGCCCAAGGAAAATTTGCTGGGAAAAGAAGGGGAAGGGTTTAAATACCTGATGATCGAACTTGCCCAGGAGCGTCTTGTGGTCGCGTTGGCAGCGGTGGCATTGGGAGAGTATATGCTGACTTCTACGATTGAGTATGTCAAGACGAGAAAAGCATTCAACAAATCAATTTCTGAGTTTCAAAACACAAGATTCAAATTGGCGGAAATGACTGCCGCTTTAGAGCAGGGGAGAATTTATTGTGATTATTTGGTTCAGTTGCATAATGAAGGAAAGCTTGATTCAGCCATGGCTTCAGCTGCAAAATACAATATGACCGAACTGCAATGTAAGGTGGCAGACGAATGCGTGCAATTGCATGGTGGCTATGGATATATGTGGGAATATGGGGTGGCAAGAGCTTATGCAGATGCCAGGGTTCAAAGAATTTATGCAGGCACCAATGAGATCATGAAAGAATTGATCGCAAGAAAAATTTTGAAATAG
- a CDS encoding nicotinate phosphoribosyltransferase has translation MKITKDLYQGSLALLTDFYQLTMAYAYWKSGKAEQEAVFNLFFRKHPFQGGFTLAAGLDYVVDYCKNFKFGSEDIDYLAAMKNQEGELLFDPEFLKYLSNMKFSCDIDAVEEGTVVFPNAPMIRVKGPLIQCQLLETPLLNIFNFQTLIATKAARINLAAKGDPVLEFGLRRAQGIDGALAASRASYIGGCSSTSNVMAGKLFGIPVSGTHAHSWIMSFETEMEAFEAYANAFPDRCIFLVDTYDTITGVKNAIKVGKALRKQGKEMLGIRIDSGDLAYYSNKAREMLDEAGFPDAKIVASNDLDEHIITSLKGQEASINVWGVGTKLVTAFDQPALGAVYKLSAIRIENGTYVPKIKISQQSLKINVPGIHNVKRYYSKGKAVADMIYLEDQEINPKGLVIIDPIDSTRRKRIMPYFYQEEELLQPIFRKGKQVYKSPGLERIRQRAKEQLESFDKTHKRMVNPHLYPVGLEENLHHLRTELVLKAQQLDPKDEK, from the coding sequence ATGAAAATCACTAAAGATCTTTATCAGGGCTCTTTGGCCTTATTAACCGATTTCTATCAGCTGACCATGGCTTATGCCTATTGGAAATCAGGTAAAGCGGAGCAGGAAGCCGTATTTAATTTGTTTTTTAGAAAGCATCCATTCCAAGGTGGTTTTACCTTAGCTGCAGGTTTGGATTATGTGGTGGATTATTGCAAGAACTTCAAGTTTGGTTCGGAGGATATCGACTATTTAGCGGCGATGAAAAATCAAGAAGGAGAATTGCTTTTTGATCCGGAATTCCTCAAGTACCTATCCAATATGAAATTCAGCTGTGATATTGATGCAGTGGAAGAAGGTACCGTGGTTTTTCCGAATGCCCCGATGATCCGGGTGAAAGGGCCATTGATCCAATGCCAGTTATTGGAAACTCCTTTGTTAAATATCTTCAACTTCCAGACCTTGATTGCCACCAAAGCTGCCAGGATTAATTTAGCAGCCAAGGGGGATCCCGTTTTGGAATTTGGACTTAGACGTGCCCAAGGAATTGATGGGGCATTAGCTGCATCTAGAGCATCTTATATTGGGGGTTGTAGCTCCACTAGCAATGTAATGGCAGGGAAACTGTTTGGGATTCCTGTATCAGGCACTCATGCACATAGCTGGATTATGTCCTTCGAAACTGAAATGGAGGCTTTTGAGGCGTATGCGAATGCTTTTCCCGATCGCTGCATTTTTTTGGTAGACACCTATGATACCATCACCGGAGTCAAGAATGCCATCAAAGTGGGGAAAGCCCTAAGAAAGCAAGGGAAGGAAATGCTTGGAATACGCATTGATTCAGGCGATTTGGCCTATTACAGCAACAAAGCCAGGGAAATGTTGGACGAGGCGGGCTTCCCGGATGCCAAAATAGTGGCCTCCAATGATTTAGACGAACATATCATCACCTCCTTGAAAGGTCAAGAAGCATCGATTAATGTTTGGGGAGTAGGAACCAAATTGGTGACGGCCTTTGATCAACCGGCTTTGGGGGCAGTGTATAAGCTATCTGCCATTCGAATTGAGAATGGAACCTATGTTCCAAAAATAAAAATCTCTCAACAGTCCTTGAAAATCAATGTTCCAGGAATACATAATGTGAAAAGATACTATTCTAAAGGAAAGGCTGTAGCAGATATGATTTACCTGGAGGATCAGGAAATCAATCCCAAAGGGTTGGTAATTATTGATCCAATTGATAGTACCAGAAGAAAAAGGATCATGCCTTATTTTTACCAGGAAGAGGAATTGCTCCAGCCTATCTTCAGAAAAGGAAAGCAAGTGTACAAATCCCCAGGTCTGGAGAGGATTCGTCAAAGGGCGAAGGAACAGTTAGAATCATTTGATAAAACCCATAAACGAATGGTCAACCCTCATCTGTATCCGGTAGGCTTAGAGGAGAATTTGCACCATTTGAGAACAGAATTGGTTTTAAAAGCACAACAGTTAGACCCGAAAGATGAAAAGTAA
- the pncA gene encoding bifunctional nicotinamidase/pyrazinamidase, with translation MKSKEEALVIVDVQNDFLPGGALAVKEGDQIIPTINSLQEHFQFIVATQDFHPANHGSFASNHPGKKVGEFVGLGGLDQILWPDHCVQGTSGASFHPDLNQDKWKAIFQKGKNPEVDSYSGFYDNARKGDTGLGKYLKDHGIKKVYIAGLALDYCVKFTALDAHGLGFETYLIVDATRAVNVDPMDGDFAIEELLGLGIKLINSQEILKRHV, from the coding sequence ATGAAAAGTAAAGAAGAAGCTTTAGTCATAGTGGATGTTCAGAATGATTTTTTACCAGGAGGGGCATTGGCGGTAAAAGAGGGAGATCAGATCATTCCTACCATTAATTCATTGCAGGAGCATTTTCAGTTTATTGTGGCTACCCAGGATTTTCATCCCGCGAATCATGGTAGTTTTGCCTCCAATCACCCTGGTAAAAAAGTAGGGGAGTTTGTAGGCTTAGGGGGGTTGGATCAGATTTTATGGCCAGACCACTGTGTGCAAGGAACCTCGGGGGCTTCATTTCATCCGGATTTAAACCAAGATAAATGGAAGGCCATATTTCAAAAAGGTAAAAACCCTGAAGTGGATTCTTATTCAGGTTTTTATGACAATGCCAGAAAGGGAGATACTGGATTAGGGAAATACCTCAAAGATCATGGAATTAAGAAAGTTTACATCGCGGGACTTGCATTGGATTACTGCGTGAAGTTTACTGCTTTGGATGCACATGGATTGGGGTTTGAAACCTATCTGATTGTGGACGCCACCCGCGCGGTAAATGTGGATCCCATGGATGGTGATTTTGCCATAGAGGAGCTGCTTGGGTTAGGGATTAAATTAATTAATAGTCAAGAAATACTAAAAAGACATGTTTGA